A genome region from Brassica oleracea var. oleracea cultivar TO1000 chromosome C2, BOL, whole genome shotgun sequence includes the following:
- the LOC106322499 gene encoding histone H4: MSGRGKGGKGLGKGGAKRHRKVLRDNIQGITKPAIRRLARRGGVKRISGLIYEETRGVLKIFLENVIRDAVTYTEHARRKTVTAMDVVYALKRQGRTLYGFGG; the protein is encoded by the coding sequence ATGTCGGGACGTGGAAAGGGAGGAAAGGGTTTGGGCAAAGGAGGAGCCAAGCGTCACAGGAAGGTTCTGAGAGACAACATCCAGGGAATCACCAAGCCGGCGATTCGGAGGCTGGCTCGCAGAGGTGGAGTCAAGCGTATCAGTGGTCTCATCTACGAGGAGACACGTGGAGTCCTCAAGATCTTTTTGGAGAACGTTATTCGAGACGCTGTGACCTACACCGAGCACGCTAGGAGGAAGACTGTGACTGCGATGGATGTGGTCTACGCGTTGAAGAGGCAAGGGAGGACGCTTTACGGGTTCGGCGGTTAA
- the LOC106327810 gene encoding probable NOT transcription complex subunit VIP2 isoform X2 translates to MSNLHSSLNGSASNLQDGSGRSFASSYTGQPGSPSPGFHHAAGSLQGLHNLHGSYNVGNMQGTLSSRNSSMNSLPSPGVQQANGSFSSGRFSSNNLPVALAQLSHGNSHGHSGIPNRGGINVGNPGYSSNANGVGGSIPGILSTSAGLSGRNSVSNIGMSHLLANAGPRITSAMGNMVGGVNLGRTISSGGLSMPGLSSRLNMAANSGSGLNVQGQNRMLGGGLPQGSQVMSMLGNSYHAGGGQLSQNHVNNMMLSDHSNDSSLFDINNDFPQLTSRPGSASGSQGQLGSLRKQGLGVPIVQQHQEFSIQNEDFPALPGYKGGSSDYPMDLHQKEQLHDNAMSMMHSQSFSIPRSGGFNLGGTYPSHRTQQQPQHTSSGGLQGLGLRPLNSPNSVSGNGYDQLIQQYQQQQNQPQFPVQQMSSINQFRDSEIKSEADPFCLLGLLDVLNGTKPDLASLALGIDLTTLGLDLNSTGKLYKTFASPWTNEPAKTEVEFTVPSCYYATPPPPLTRASFKRFSFELLFYTFYSMPKDEAQLYAADELYERGWFYHKEHKLWFFRVGEPMVRTALYERGTYECLDPNSFKTVRKEHCVVQYEHIEKRPSLLQH, encoded by the exons ATGTCAAACCTTCAT TCATCTCTCAATGGTTCAGCTTCGAATTTACAAGATGGTTCAGGCAGATCTTTCGCTTCTTCCTATACTGGACAACCTGGTTCACCCTCTCCCGGTTTTCATCATGCTGCTG GAAGTCTTCAGGGACTTCATAATCTTCATGGTAGCTATAATGTAGGGAACATGCAAGGTACTCTTTCATCAAGAAACTCAAGTATGAATAGTCTACCATCTCCCGGTGTACAACAAGCTAACGGGAGTTTTTCTAGCGGAAGATTTTCTTCGAATAACCTACCTGTTGCTCTCGCTCAG CTGTCTCATGGTAACTCACATGGACATTCGGGAATCCCAAATAGAGGAGGTATTAATGTTGGCAACCCTGGATATAGCAGTAACGCAAACGGAGTTGGTGGTTCTATTCCTGGGATTCTCTCCACATCTGCTGGGCTCAGTGGTAGGAATAGTGTTTCGAATATTGGAATGTCGCATCTGTTGGCGAACGCCGGTCCTCGAATAACAAGCGCAATGGGAAACATGGTTGGTGGAGTTAACTTGGGGAGGACTATTAGCTCTGGTGGATTGTCTATGCCTGGTCTTTCTTCACGGCTAAATATGGCAGCTAATAGCGGATCAGGATTAAATGTTCAAGGACAGAACCGAATGCTGGGTGGAGGACTTCCTCAAG GATCTCAGGTCATGTCTATGCTGGGGAACTCCTACCATGCTGGTGGTGGCCAACTCTCGCAGAACCATGTTAACAATATGATGCTCAGTGATCACTCTAACGACAGTTCTCTGTTTGACATCAATAACGATTTCCCCCAGCTGACAAGTCGTCCTGGTTCTGCTAGTGGCTCTCAAGGACAACTGG GCTCTTTGAGGAAACAAGGTTTAGGAGTCCCAATTGTCCAACAACACCAGGAGTTCAGCATCCAAAATGAAGACTTTCCAGCTCTCCCTGGATATAAAG GTGGTAGTTCTGATTATCCGATGGATTTGCATCAGAAAGAACAACTCCATGACAATGCTATGTCAATGATGCACTCTCAAAGCTTTTCT ATACCTAGATCTGGTGGTTTCAACTTGGGGGGAACATATCCATCACATCGTACACAGCAACAGCCACAACATACTTCATCTGGTGGGCTACAAGGTCTTGGCTTGAGACCTCTAAACTCTCCCAATTCAGTTTCCGGTAACGGTTACGATCAGCTTATTCAGCAGTATCAGCAGCAACAGAATCAGCCCCAGTTCCCTGTGCAACAAATGTCATCCATCAACCAATTTAGAGATTCTGAGATAAAGTCGGAGGCAGATCCTTTTTGCTTACTTGGATTGTTAGACGTGCTAAACGGGACCAAACCTGATTTAGCCTCCCTTGCTCTTGGGATCGACTTAACGACGCTGGGATTGGATTTGAATTCAACTGGAAAACTCTACAAGACATTTGCTTCCCCTTGGACTAATGAGCCTGCAAAGACAGAGGTCGAGTTCACAGTGCCAAGTTGTTACTACGCCACACCACCTCCGCCTCTTACT CGAGCAAGTTTCAAAAGGTTCTCCTTTGAGTTATTGTTCTACACATTTTACAG TATGCCAAAAGATGAAGCACAACTATACGCAGCAGATGAACT TTACGAAAGAGGTTGGTTTTACCATAAGGAACATAAATTATGGTTCTTCAGAGTTGGGGAACCTATGGTCAGAACAGCTCTGTATGAAAGAGGAACATACGAGTGCCTAGATCCAAACTCATTCAAAACAGTCAGAAAG GAACATTGTGTTGTCCAGTACGAACACATTGAGAAGAGACCAAGCTTGCTGCAGCATTGA
- the LOC106327810 gene encoding probable NOT transcription complex subunit VIP2 isoform X1 encodes MSNLHSSLNGSASNLQDGSGRSFASSYTGQPGSPSPGFHHAAGSLQGLHNLHGSYNVGNMQGTLSSRNSSMNSLPSPGVQQANGSFSSGRFSSNNLPVALAQLSHGNSHGHSGIPNRGGINVGNPGYSSNANGVGGSIPGILSTSAGLSGRNSVSNIGMSHLLANAGPRITSAMGNMVGGVNLGRTISSGGLSMPGLSSRLNMAANSGSGLNVQGQNRMLGGGLPQGSQVMSMLGNSYHAGGGQLSQNHVNNMMLSDHSNDSSLFDINNDFPQLTSRPGSASGSQGQLGSLRKQGLGVPIVQQHQEFSIQNEDFPALPGYKGAGLLSSSLEIFAGGSSDYPMDLHQKEQLHDNAMSMMHSQSFSIPRSGGFNLGGTYPSHRTQQQPQHTSSGGLQGLGLRPLNSPNSVSGNGYDQLIQQYQQQQNQPQFPVQQMSSINQFRDSEIKSEADPFCLLGLLDVLNGTKPDLASLALGIDLTTLGLDLNSTGKLYKTFASPWTNEPAKTEVEFTVPSCYYATPPPPLTRASFKRFSFELLFYTFYSMPKDEAQLYAADELYERGWFYHKEHKLWFFRVGEPMVRTALYERGTYECLDPNSFKTVRKEHCVVQYEHIEKRPSLLQH; translated from the exons ATGTCAAACCTTCAT TCATCTCTCAATGGTTCAGCTTCGAATTTACAAGATGGTTCAGGCAGATCTTTCGCTTCTTCCTATACTGGACAACCTGGTTCACCCTCTCCCGGTTTTCATCATGCTGCTG GAAGTCTTCAGGGACTTCATAATCTTCATGGTAGCTATAATGTAGGGAACATGCAAGGTACTCTTTCATCAAGAAACTCAAGTATGAATAGTCTACCATCTCCCGGTGTACAACAAGCTAACGGGAGTTTTTCTAGCGGAAGATTTTCTTCGAATAACCTACCTGTTGCTCTCGCTCAG CTGTCTCATGGTAACTCACATGGACATTCGGGAATCCCAAATAGAGGAGGTATTAATGTTGGCAACCCTGGATATAGCAGTAACGCAAACGGAGTTGGTGGTTCTATTCCTGGGATTCTCTCCACATCTGCTGGGCTCAGTGGTAGGAATAGTGTTTCGAATATTGGAATGTCGCATCTGTTGGCGAACGCCGGTCCTCGAATAACAAGCGCAATGGGAAACATGGTTGGTGGAGTTAACTTGGGGAGGACTATTAGCTCTGGTGGATTGTCTATGCCTGGTCTTTCTTCACGGCTAAATATGGCAGCTAATAGCGGATCAGGATTAAATGTTCAAGGACAGAACCGAATGCTGGGTGGAGGACTTCCTCAAG GATCTCAGGTCATGTCTATGCTGGGGAACTCCTACCATGCTGGTGGTGGCCAACTCTCGCAGAACCATGTTAACAATATGATGCTCAGTGATCACTCTAACGACAGTTCTCTGTTTGACATCAATAACGATTTCCCCCAGCTGACAAGTCGTCCTGGTTCTGCTAGTGGCTCTCAAGGACAACTGG GCTCTTTGAGGAAACAAGGTTTAGGAGTCCCAATTGTCCAACAACACCAGGAGTTCAGCATCCAAAATGAAGACTTTCCAGCTCTCCCTGGATATAAAGGTGCGGGTTTATTATCGTCTTCATTGGAG ATTTTTGCAGGTGGTAGTTCTGATTATCCGATGGATTTGCATCAGAAAGAACAACTCCATGACAATGCTATGTCAATGATGCACTCTCAAAGCTTTTCT ATACCTAGATCTGGTGGTTTCAACTTGGGGGGAACATATCCATCACATCGTACACAGCAACAGCCACAACATACTTCATCTGGTGGGCTACAAGGTCTTGGCTTGAGACCTCTAAACTCTCCCAATTCAGTTTCCGGTAACGGTTACGATCAGCTTATTCAGCAGTATCAGCAGCAACAGAATCAGCCCCAGTTCCCTGTGCAACAAATGTCATCCATCAACCAATTTAGAGATTCTGAGATAAAGTCGGAGGCAGATCCTTTTTGCTTACTTGGATTGTTAGACGTGCTAAACGGGACCAAACCTGATTTAGCCTCCCTTGCTCTTGGGATCGACTTAACGACGCTGGGATTGGATTTGAATTCAACTGGAAAACTCTACAAGACATTTGCTTCCCCTTGGACTAATGAGCCTGCAAAGACAGAGGTCGAGTTCACAGTGCCAAGTTGTTACTACGCCACACCACCTCCGCCTCTTACT CGAGCAAGTTTCAAAAGGTTCTCCTTTGAGTTATTGTTCTACACATTTTACAG TATGCCAAAAGATGAAGCACAACTATACGCAGCAGATGAACT TTACGAAAGAGGTTGGTTTTACCATAAGGAACATAAATTATGGTTCTTCAGAGTTGGGGAACCTATGGTCAGAACAGCTCTGTATGAAAGAGGAACATACGAGTGCCTAGATCCAAACTCATTCAAAACAGTCAGAAAG GAACATTGTGTTGTCCAGTACGAACACATTGAGAAGAGACCAAGCTTGCTGCAGCATTGA
- the LOC106325894 gene encoding 18.1 kDa class I heat shock protein, translated as MSLVPSLFGGRRSNVFDPFSLDAWDPFEGLLTPSSARDMAAFTNARVDWKETPEAHVFKADLPGLMKEEVKVGVEDKNILQISGERSKENEEKNDKWHRLERASGKFMRRFKLPENAKMEEVKATMENGVLTVTVPKAPEKKPEVKSIDISG; from the coding sequence ATGTCTCTAGTTCCAAGCCTTTTCGGAGGACGCAGATCAAACGTCTTCGATCCGTTCTCGCTAGATGCATGGGATCCATTTGAAGGACTCTTAACGCCTTCCTCGGCTCGTGACATGGCAGCATTCACAAACGCAAGAGTGGACTGGAAGGAGACGCCCGAGGCACACGTGTTCAAAGCGGACTTGCCGGGGCTGATGAAAGAGGAAGTGAAGGTTGGGGTTGAAGACAAGAACATACTGCAGATAAGTGGAGAGAGGAGCAAAGAGAACGAAGAGAAGAACGACAAGTGGCACCGTTTGGAGAGAGCAAGTGGGAAGTTTATGAGGAGGTTTAAGTTGCCTGAGAATGCCAAGATGGAAGAAGTGAAGGCGACAATGGAGAATGGCGTGCTTACGGTTACGGTACCAAAGGCGCCTGAGAAGAAGCCAGAAGTCAAGTCTATTGATATCTCAGGCTGA